In Limosilactobacillus sp. WILCCON 0051, a single window of DNA contains:
- a CDS encoding N-acetyldiaminopimelate deacetylase → MTELNEAQLIKIRRDLHQIPELALQERQTHDYLLNTISGFNQAHLEIRQPEKLPTALMVLVHGSQPARTIGYRTDIDALPVTEQTGLPFASKHPGVMHACGHDIHMTVALGVLSWFSEHQPKDNLLFFFQPAEESENGGKLAYEQGLFAGKWRPDEFYGLHDNPDLPAGAIGCRMGTLFAGTTEVNIDITGKGGHAAFPQDANDTVVAMASLIMQVQTIISRSIDPIQSGVITLGKVEAGTIRNVIAGHAHLEGTIRGLTQEMILKIDQRLKDVCEGIAKSFNVKVDLQLNQGGYWPVENNPELTKRFIDYMKQTRDVEFIETAPAMTGEDFGYLLAKFPGTMFWLGVEDDSQLHSATLKPDERAIKRGVDAITGFLNYRMQN, encoded by the coding sequence ATGACAGAATTAAATGAAGCACAATTAATCAAGATTCGCCGCGATCTGCATCAGATTCCAGAACTGGCGCTGCAGGAAAGACAGACGCATGACTACCTGTTGAATACAATCAGCGGGTTTAACCAGGCTCATCTGGAAATTCGCCAACCGGAAAAACTGCCGACTGCCTTGATGGTTTTGGTACACGGCAGCCAGCCGGCCAGAACGATTGGCTATCGAACCGATATCGATGCGCTGCCAGTAACAGAACAGACCGGACTGCCGTTTGCATCCAAGCATCCCGGCGTCATGCATGCCTGTGGCCACGACATCCACATGACGGTTGCTTTGGGCGTCTTGAGCTGGTTCAGTGAGCATCAGCCAAAAGACAATCTGCTGTTCTTCTTCCAGCCGGCTGAGGAAAGCGAAAACGGCGGCAAGCTGGCCTATGAGCAGGGACTGTTTGCTGGCAAGTGGCGACCAGACGAGTTCTACGGCCTGCACGATAATCCGGATCTGCCCGCTGGCGCGATTGGCTGTCGCATGGGGACGCTGTTTGCCGGCACCACTGAGGTCAACATTGATATTACCGGTAAGGGCGGTCACGCGGCCTTCCCGCAGGATGCCAATGATACGGTCGTGGCGATGGCGTCTTTGATCATGCAGGTGCAGACGATCATCTCACGCAGCATTGATCCGATTCAAAGCGGCGTGATCACGCTGGGCAAGGTTGAGGCCGGCACGATCCGCAACGTGATTGCCGGTCATGCTCACCTGGAAGGCACGATTCGCGGTCTGACGCAGGAAATGATTTTGAAGATCGATCAGCGCTTAAAAGACGTCTGTGAAGGAATTGCCAAAAGCTTTAACGTTAAGGTTGACCTCCAGCTGAATCAAGGCGGGTACTGGCCCGTTGAGAATAATCCGGAGCTGACCAAGCGCTTTATCGACTACATGAAACAGACACGGGACGTTGAATTTATCGAAACCGCACCGGCAATGACGGGTGAAGATTTTGGCTATCTATTGGCCAAGTTCCCTGGCACCATGTTTTGGCTGGGCGTGGAAGATGACTCGCAGCTGCATTCGGCGACTTTAAAACCGGATGAGCGCGCCATTAAACGCGGCGTGGATGCTATTACCGGATTTTTGAACTATCGTATGCAGAACTAG
- the dapA gene encoding 4-hydroxy-tetrahydrodipicolinate synthase — protein MMNLQDADLLTAIVTPFNEQNELDFASLAKLTNYLIEQGSNGFVIGGTTGETPTLSHDEKLALYREFAKIIDGRVPVIAGTGSNNTAETIAFTNEVAEIEGIDYALVVVPPYNKPNQRGMIAHFTAVADQSKLPIVIYNIPGRTGVKMAAETIVELSHHENIKAVKQCASLEEMQYVIDHKDDDFQVFTGEDAQALTARVLGANGVISVASHNYCAQMREMYDQLYNGNWQAAARLQRWLTPRMAALFMYPSPSPVKAVLNAQGFGVGGCRLPIATLNDNEKQQLAQALSLPADALTHELPLNLGKGDVDD, from the coding sequence ATTATGAATTTACAGGATGCTGATTTATTAACGGCAATCGTAACGCCATTTAACGAACAAAACGAACTGGATTTTGCCAGTCTGGCCAAGCTGACCAACTATCTGATCGAACAGGGCAGCAACGGTTTTGTCATTGGCGGCACGACTGGTGAGACGCCAACGCTGAGCCATGACGAAAAGCTGGCATTGTATCGTGAGTTTGCCAAGATCATTGATGGCCGCGTTCCGGTAATTGCCGGCACTGGCAGCAACAACACTGCCGAAACGATTGCCTTTACCAATGAAGTGGCTGAGATCGAAGGCATTGACTATGCGCTGGTCGTGGTACCGCCATACAACAAGCCTAATCAGCGCGGCATGATTGCTCACTTTACAGCGGTGGCCGATCAGTCCAAGTTACCGATCGTGATCTATAACATTCCCGGCCGAACCGGTGTCAAGATGGCTGCTGAAACGATCGTGGAGCTTTCGCATCATGAAAACATCAAGGCTGTTAAGCAATGCGCCTCGCTGGAAGAAATGCAGTACGTGATCGATCACAAGGATGATGATTTCCAGGTCTTTACCGGCGAGGACGCTCAAGCATTGACGGCGCGCGTTTTAGGAGCCAATGGCGTGATCTCGGTCGCCTCGCATAATTACTGTGCCCAGATGCGGGAAATGTATGATCAATTGTATAATGGTAATTGGCAGGCGGCCGCACGTCTGCAGCGCTGGCTGACGCCAAGAATGGCCGCGCTGTTTATGTACCCATCGCCATCACCGGTTAAGGCTGTCTTGAACGCACAAGGCTTTGGCGTGGGTGGCTGCCGTCTGCCGATTGCTACTCTGAACGACAACGAAAAGCAGCAGCTGGCGCAGGCGCTGTCATTGCCTGCCGACGCGCTGACTCATGAGTTGCCATTGAATCTTGGAAAGGGTGATGTTGATGACTAG
- the dapB gene encoding 4-hydroxy-tetrahydrodipicolinate reductase, giving the protein MMTSVLIAGFAGAMGQKAVDLVNGMPDFQIVAAFSPQADRNDPERYNLNDDVQIFNDLTAIPDQAADIWIDFTVPSAVYENVKYALNHGMRPVVGTTGLTDEQEAELKDLAKANHLGGLIAPNFGMSAVLLMKFAQEAAKYFPDVEVIEMHHADKKDAPSGTALSTAKMMAQNRQPHESNPDEVETLANVRGGDYQGIRIHSVRLPGYIAHEQVLFGGTGEALTIRQDSFDRGSFMSGVKVALQKVASLNELVVGLENIL; this is encoded by the coding sequence TTGATGACTAGTGTACTGATCGCCGGGTTTGCTGGTGCAATGGGACAAAAAGCCGTTGATCTGGTCAATGGCATGCCGGATTTTCAAATCGTTGCCGCTTTTTCGCCGCAAGCCGACCGTAACGATCCGGAACGCTACAATTTAAATGACGATGTCCAGATCTTTAATGATTTGACAGCGATTCCCGATCAAGCAGCCGATATCTGGATTGACTTTACCGTTCCCAGTGCGGTTTATGAAAACGTCAAATACGCGCTGAATCATGGCATGCGACCCGTAGTTGGCACGACTGGTCTGACTGATGAGCAGGAAGCCGAACTGAAGGACCTTGCCAAAGCCAATCATTTGGGCGGCCTGATCGCGCCAAACTTTGGCATGTCGGCGGTCTTGCTGATGAAGTTCGCCCAGGAAGCCGCCAAGTATTTCCCGGACGTTGAGGTTATCGAAATGCACCATGCTGATAAGAAAGACGCGCCATCAGGAACGGCACTGAGCACGGCTAAGATGATGGCTCAAAATCGTCAGCCGCACGAAAGCAATCCAGATGAGGTCGAAACGCTGGCCAACGTCCGCGGCGGCGACTATCAAGGCATCCGCATTCACTCGGTCCGTCTGCCAGGCTATATTGCCCATGAGCAGGTGCTGTTTGGCGGCACTGGCGAGGCATTGACCATTCGTCAGGATTCATTTGATCGGGGCTCGTTTATGAGCGGCGTTAAGGTAGCCTTACAAAAGGTTGCGTCGCTGAATGAACTGGTTGTCGGTTTGGAAAATATTCTTTGA
- a CDS encoding aminotransferase class I/II-fold pyridoxal phosphate-dependent enzyme, with the protein MPTLAKDLNETVNPRVAAISPSGIRSFDAHVSKIPGIVKLTIGEPDLNVPEHVKQAAVQSIVENDSHYTSNRGKIELRKAISGYLERTRGVHYDPETEIVATVGATEALAATIFSLINEGDKVIIPTPAFSLYFPLVSLAGGTPVQVDVSEDDFVLTPELLENVLKKEGPAVKAVLLNYPVNPTGREYPREVLEGLAKVIADHHLYVFADEIYSELVYGVEHTSMATLLPDRTIFISGLSKSHAMTGYRMGYFAGPKEAIDNITKLHSFLVTSITDSTQAAAIEAYNNGDEDPIKARAIYQKRRDYVLKSLNDMGIETVPPQGAFYIFAKIPASYGTDDMQFALDLAKEAQVGVTPGNAFGAGGAGWVRLSYAASDEDLHTAMERMKPFIEKVNAKN; encoded by the coding sequence ATGCCAACTCTAGCAAAAGATCTTAATGAAACGGTCAACCCACGCGTGGCTGCAATCTCACCATCTGGAATCCGCTCTTTTGATGCTCACGTCTCCAAGATTCCAGGCATCGTTAAGCTGACGATTGGTGAACCTGATCTTAACGTTCCTGAACACGTTAAGCAGGCAGCCGTGCAAAGTATTGTTGAAAACGACTCGCACTACACTTCCAACCGCGGCAAGATTGAACTGCGAAAAGCCATCAGCGGCTATCTGGAACGGACACGCGGCGTGCACTATGACCCAGAAACCGAAATCGTTGCTACGGTTGGTGCGACCGAGGCCCTGGCAGCAACGATCTTTTCTCTGATCAATGAAGGCGACAAGGTGATTATTCCAACGCCGGCCTTCTCGCTGTACTTCCCATTGGTTTCTCTGGCAGGTGGGACGCCGGTACAGGTTGATGTTTCAGAGGACGATTTTGTCTTGACGCCTGAACTGCTGGAAAACGTCTTGAAAAAGGAAGGTCCAGCAGTTAAGGCGGTTCTGCTGAACTACCCAGTCAACCCAACTGGCCGTGAATATCCACGCGAGGTGTTGGAAGGCCTGGCTAAGGTCATTGCCGATCATCATCTGTATGTATTTGCCGATGAAATCTACAGTGAACTGGTTTATGGTGTGGAACACACGTCAATGGCTACGCTTTTGCCAGACCGGACCATCTTTATCTCTGGCCTGTCCAAGTCGCATGCCATGACTGGCTATCGGATGGGCTACTTTGCCGGTCCTAAAGAAGCCATCGACAACATCACCAAGCTGCATTCATTCTTGGTAACCTCAATTACCGACTCAACGCAGGCAGCCGCCATTGAAGCCTACAACAATGGGGATGAGGATCCGATTAAGGCACGGGCCATCTACCAAAAGCGGCGTGACTATGTTTTGAAGTCCTTAAACGATATGGGCATTGAAACGGTTCCACCACAAGGCGCGTTCTACATTTTCGCCAAGATTCCAGCCAGCTATGGTACGGATGACATGCAGTTCGCCTTGGATCTGGCCAAGGAAGCCCAGGTCGGCGTTACGCCAGGCAATGCCTTTGGTGCGGGTGGTGCCGGCTGGGTTCGGCTGTCATACGCGGCTTCTGATGAGGATCTGCACACGGCGATGGAACGCATGAAGCCATTTATTGAAAAGGTTAACGCAAAGAACTAA
- a CDS encoding aspartate-semialdehyde dehydrogenase — MSKQYNVAILGATGAVGTRMIEQLAQSTIPVKHVKLLASKKSAGKTLQFKGQPVTVEETTPESFDGVDIVLSSAGGSVSKKFLPEAVKRGAVCVDNTSAFRMEPDVPLVVPEVNEAALKDHHGIVANPNCSTIQMVMALEPVRRNFGLKQIVVSTYQAASGAGQSALNEMYQEAQDFLDGKDMQPDAHILPTKGDKKHYPLAFNLLPQIDVLEESGYSHEEWKMIHETKKIMLGDMNSQDIKVTATCVRVPVPIAHGESVYFTVEDESATAQDIMRVVADFPGNVLEDDIAHQIYPQPINAVGKRETFVGRIRPDYENKGAFNMWVVADNLLKGAAWNTVENAERLVALGLV; from the coding sequence ATGAGCAAGCAGTACAATGTCGCAATTCTGGGTGCCACGGGGGCGGTCGGCACGCGGATGATTGAACAATTAGCCCAGTCTACGATTCCCGTCAAGCATGTTAAGCTTTTGGCATCCAAAAAATCAGCCGGTAAGACGCTGCAGTTTAAGGGTCAGCCGGTAACCGTTGAGGAAACGACTCCTGAATCCTTTGACGGCGTTGACATTGTATTGTCGTCTGCTGGCGGATCGGTTTCCAAGAAGTTTCTGCCAGAAGCCGTTAAGCGCGGGGCAGTCTGTGTTGACAATACCAGTGCCTTTCGAATGGAGCCAGATGTGCCGCTGGTCGTACCAGAAGTCAACGAAGCTGCTTTGAAGGATCATCATGGCATCGTGGCCAATCCTAACTGTTCCACGATTCAAATGGTGATGGCTCTGGAACCCGTTCGGCGCAATTTTGGCTTAAAGCAGATCGTGGTTTCTACCTACCAGGCAGCTTCGGGTGCTGGTCAATCCGCTTTAAACGAAATGTATCAGGAAGCCCAAGACTTTTTGGACGGCAAGGACATGCAGCCTGATGCTCATATTCTGCCAACCAAGGGCGACAAGAAGCATTACCCACTGGCATTCAACCTGCTGCCGCAAATTGACGTCTTGGAAGAATCAGGCTATTCGCACGAAGAATGGAAGATGATTCATGAAACCAAGAAGATCATGCTTGGCGACATGAATTCACAAGACATTAAGGTTACGGCTACCTGTGTCCGTGTGCCGGTTCCAATCGCGCATGGCGAAAGCGTCTACTTTACGGTTGAGGATGAATCGGCTACGGCTCAGGATATTATGCGCGTGGTAGCCGACTTCCCTGGCAACGTTTTGGAAGACGATATTGCTCATCAGATCTACCCACAGCCAATTAATGCGGTCGGCAAACGGGAGACGTTTGTCGGTCGGATTCGCCCTGATTATGAAAACAAGGGTGCCTTCAACATGTGGGTCGTTGCTGACAATCTGTTGAAGGGCGCTGCCTGGAACACGGTTGAAAATGCCGAGCGTCTGGTAGCACTGGGCCTGGTCTAA
- a CDS encoding tRNA (adenine(22)-N(1))-methyltransferase TrmK, protein MDANHLSLRLARVASYVPKGARMADIGSDHAYLPAHLALNDQIEYAVAGEVVKGPFENAAHEIKQLQLDNVIQPRLADGLAAIQADDCIDTITIAGMGGTLIAKILAADTQKLAGVKRLILQPNVGGERVREWLLANQWQIMAEEVLEEDDHIYEIIVAEPSIVPFTYNDRELKFGPFLLEQDQPAFRKEWLAELEREQVAIEQMKKAAQPPVAKIKEFEREMQMIKEVIK, encoded by the coding sequence ATGGATGCCAACCATCTTTCATTACGATTGGCGCGTGTTGCCAGCTATGTACCTAAAGGAGCCCGCATGGCCGATATTGGCTCGGATCATGCCTATCTGCCGGCACACCTGGCATTGAACGATCAGATTGAGTATGCCGTTGCTGGGGAGGTTGTCAAAGGACCGTTTGAAAACGCCGCACATGAGATCAAACAGCTGCAGCTTGACAACGTGATTCAGCCGCGGCTTGCCGATGGACTGGCAGCAATTCAAGCTGATGATTGCATTGATACGATTACGATTGCTGGAATGGGCGGAACCTTGATTGCCAAGATTCTGGCTGCCGACACGCAAAAACTTGCCGGGGTCAAGCGCTTGATCCTGCAGCCCAACGTTGGCGGTGAGCGCGTCAGAGAATGGCTCTTGGCTAATCAATGGCAGATCATGGCTGAAGAAGTGCTGGAAGAAGATGACCATATTTATGAGATCATCGTGGCTGAGCCTTCGATCGTTCCATTTACCTATAACGATCGTGAGCTTAAGTTTGGTCCTTTCTTATTGGAACAGGATCAGCCTGCTTTTCGGAAAGAATGGCTGGCCGAGCTTGAGCGAGAGCAGGTTGCCATTGAACAGATGAAAAAAGCCGCCCAGCCGCCCGTTGCCAAGATCAAGGAGTTTGAACGCGAGATGCAGATGATTAAAGAGGTGATCAAATGA
- a CDS encoding Nif3-like dinuclear metal center hexameric protein, with protein MTTGNDLIQRFEMFANPALAESWDHVGLQLGNPERPVKRVMTALDCRPEVVQEAIEKNVDFIFNHHPAMFHAAKTLDVRDPQIAMYQTLLEHDITVYAAHTNLDNANGGMNDWLADQLELTNVEPLQITGVDPISGRDYGMGRLGDLLQPMSPAAFGQWCLEKFQLNGARLIVNPADQKQLIKRVAILGGSGQDFWQLAKKRGADAYVTGDVSYHFAHDMIASHLTVVDAGHHIEAVCQDQLASLLKKWRQENDWDFEVITSEINTEPFKFIVK; from the coding sequence ATGACGACTGGAAACGATCTTATTCAACGATTTGAAATGTTTGCCAATCCGGCTTTGGCTGAATCTTGGGATCATGTCGGCCTGCAGCTGGGCAATCCTGAACGACCGGTCAAACGGGTCATGACGGCTTTGGACTGCCGCCCAGAAGTCGTCCAAGAAGCCATTGAAAAAAACGTTGACTTTATCTTCAATCACCATCCAGCCATGTTTCATGCCGCTAAGACCTTGGACGTACGCGACCCGCAGATTGCCATGTATCAAACGCTTTTGGAGCATGACATTACGGTTTACGCGGCACATACCAACCTTGACAATGCCAATGGCGGAATGAATGATTGGCTGGCTGACCAATTGGAGCTGACTAACGTTGAGCCGCTGCAGATTACGGGCGTTGATCCGATCTCAGGACGCGACTATGGAATGGGGCGGCTGGGCGACTTATTGCAGCCAATGAGTCCAGCGGCATTTGGTCAATGGTGTCTAGAAAAGTTTCAGCTTAATGGAGCCCGTTTGATCGTCAATCCAGCCGATCAAAAGCAGCTGATCAAGCGAGTTGCGATTTTGGGCGGCTCCGGACAGGATTTTTGGCAGCTGGCTAAAAAGCGCGGGGCTGATGCGTATGTAACTGGCGATGTGAGCTATCATTTTGCCCATGATATGATTGCCAGCCATTTAACGGTGGTTGATGCCGGTCATCATATCGAAGCCGTCTGTCAGGATCAGCTGGCCAGTCTGCTTAAAAAATGGCGCCAGGAAAACGACTGGGATTTTGAGGTCATAACCTCTGAGATCAATACGGAGCCGTTTAAGTTTATCGTCAAATAG
- the pepT gene encoding peptidase T, which translates to MTEEKYPELLPRFLKYVQVETRSDPQSATVPSSPKETAFLKQLAQELQDLGLSNVRIHPQNSYLLATIPSNLDHDVPVVGLIAHIDTADFNADHVLPQVIDDYDGQSDIALSDSGYQLSPAEFPSLKKYAHQTLITTDGRTLLGADDKSGVAEIVTMASYLLKHPEIKHGTIQIGLGPDEEIGTGADHFDVKDFGADFAYTVDGGPLGELEYETFNAAQAEITITGKDVHTGVAKGTMINAIQVGIDLHNRLPEHDRAEETAGREGFYHLYKFNGGVDHAEMTYLIRDHDRQKFEERKQNLKQIVAQLNEQLGEERIQMKLYDQYYNLKDALKDHMEVVAIAKQAMENLDIEPVIYPVRGGTDGSTISYLGLPTPNLFAGGENMHSRFEYVSLQTMEKALDVLLEIVKLTAQTPVK; encoded by the coding sequence TTGACTGAAGAAAAATATCCTGAACTGCTGCCGCGTTTTTTGAAATACGTTCAGGTTGAAACGCGCTCGGATCCGCAATCAGCCACGGTGCCTTCCAGTCCTAAAGAAACGGCCTTTTTAAAACAGCTAGCGCAAGAGCTGCAAGACCTGGGATTGAGCAACGTGCGCATTCATCCGCAAAACTCATATCTGTTGGCAACGATCCCCAGCAATCTTGATCATGACGTGCCAGTTGTTGGTTTGATTGCCCATATCGATACGGCGGACTTTAATGCCGACCACGTTCTGCCGCAGGTGATTGACGATTATGATGGTCAATCTGACATTGCCTTGTCGGACAGCGGCTATCAGCTTTCGCCGGCTGAGTTTCCATCATTGAAAAAATATGCGCATCAGACGCTGATTACGACGGATGGCCGCACGCTTTTAGGCGCCGATGACAAATCAGGCGTGGCCGAGATCGTAACGATGGCATCATATTTGCTGAAGCATCCTGAAATCAAGCATGGCACGATTCAGATCGGTCTGGGGCCGGATGAGGAGATTGGTACTGGTGCCGACCACTTTGACGTTAAGGACTTTGGGGCTGATTTTGCCTATACGGTTGATGGCGGTCCACTGGGTGAGCTGGAGTATGAAACCTTTAATGCTGCCCAAGCCGAGATTACGATTACTGGCAAGGACGTCCACACTGGGGTTGCCAAGGGAACGATGATCAATGCCATTCAAGTCGGCATCGATCTGCACAACCGCCTGCCAGAACACGATCGCGCTGAGGAAACGGCTGGTCGCGAAGGCTTTTACCATCTCTACAAGTTCAATGGCGGCGTTGACCATGCCGAGATGACCTATCTGATTCGGGATCATGATCGCCAAAAATTCGAGGAGCGCAAGCAGAATCTCAAGCAGATCGTTGCACAGCTAAACGAACAGCTGGGTGAAGAGCGGATTCAAATGAAGCTTTACGATCAATACTATAATTTGAAGGATGCGCTCAAGGATCACATGGAAGTCGTTGCGATTGCCAAACAGGCGATGGAGAATCTGGATATTGAACCAGTGATCTATCCAGTGCGGGGCGGTACGGACGGCTCCACGATCTCTTATCTGGGGCTGCCGACGCCAAACCTGTTCGCGGGTGGCGAGAACATGCACTCGCGCTTTGAGTACGTTTCTTTGCAGACCATGGAAAAGGCCTTGGATGTTTTGCTGGAAATCGTCAAGCTGACGGCCCAGACACCGGTTAAATAG
- a CDS encoding aldo/keto reductase: MQTVTINQRVLAAVGLGTWHMGDDPAKRTTEIQALQAGIKAGAQVIDTAEMYGNGKAERLVAEAIKPFDRQDLFIIDKVLPQHASHAQLEQSLDRSLKNVGTDYFDLYLLHWRGQVPLAETVAELERVKQAGKIRAWGVSNFDVADLKELYALPNGDNCAANEDLYNLDRRGIEYDLLAWQKDQGLPLIAYSPVAQGDTLSGRLTADPTLQKLAARHQATVYQIMLAWTIRCGNTLTIPQTGNPEHARQNVAAGELEFSDAELLELERAFPSPRQKQPLATI; the protein is encoded by the coding sequence ATGCAAACCGTTACGATCAATCAGCGCGTGCTGGCGGCAGTCGGTCTGGGTACCTGGCACATGGGGGATGATCCCGCTAAGCGTACGACGGAGATTCAAGCGCTGCAGGCAGGCATTAAAGCCGGTGCACAGGTCATCGATACGGCCGAGATGTATGGCAATGGCAAAGCCGAGCGTCTGGTTGCCGAAGCCATCAAGCCGTTTGATCGGCAAGACCTGTTTATCATTGACAAGGTCCTGCCGCAGCACGCGAGCCACGCGCAGCTGGAGCAGAGTCTGGATCGCAGTCTAAAAAACGTTGGCACGGATTACTTTGATTTATATCTTTTGCATTGGCGCGGGCAGGTTCCATTGGCTGAAACCGTGGCCGAACTGGAGCGGGTCAAGCAGGCTGGCAAGATTCGAGCCTGGGGCGTCTCTAATTTTGACGTGGCTGATCTAAAAGAGCTGTATGCCCTGCCAAACGGCGATAACTGCGCAGCTAACGAAGATCTTTATAATCTTGATCGACGCGGGATCGAATATGATCTGCTGGCCTGGCAAAAAGATCAAGGACTGCCATTGATTGCCTATTCGCCGGTTGCACAAGGCGATACGTTAAGTGGTCGACTCACCGCGGATCCAACGCTGCAAAAACTGGCTGCTCGGCATCAGGCCACGGTTTATCAGATCATGCTGGCCTGGACCATTCGCTGCGGCAATACGCTGACGATTCCTCAGACCGGCAACCCTGAGCATGCGCGGCAGAACGTGGCGGCTGGCGAGCTGGAATTCAGTGACGCGGAGCTGTTGGAACTGGAACGAGCCTTCCCATCACCGCGCCAAAAACAGCCGCTGGCTACGATTTAG
- a CDS encoding low molecular weight protein-tyrosine-phosphatase: MKVIFVCLGNICRSPMAEAMFRQMVADAGLADQIQIDSAGTSDIAAGSPADHRTQAVLAEHGLSADGLIARQLTDHDFFDADYILVMDQMNMLDARSMAPAGLADKVHGIYAAVAGKEDHWIVDPWITHRFYDTYASLSEALPAWLTRFQNELSQN; this comes from the coding sequence ATGAAAGTTATCTTTGTCTGTCTGGGCAACATCTGCCGCTCACCAATGGCCGAGGCAATGTTTCGGCAAATGGTCGCTGATGCCGGACTCGCCGATCAGATTCAAATTGATTCAGCCGGTACCAGCGACATCGCAGCCGGTTCGCCAGCTGATCACCGAACGCAGGCCGTCTTAGCCGAACATGGCCTGTCAGCTGATGGTCTGATTGCTCGCCAGCTGACGGACCATGACTTTTTTGACGCCGATTACATTCTGGTAATGGATCAGATGAACATGCTGGACGCCCGCTCAATGGCTCCAGCCGGTCTGGCAGACAAGGTACATGGTATTTATGCAGCCGTTGCAGGTAAAGAGGATCACTGGATTGTCGACCCCTGGATCACGCATCGCTTTTATGACACCTATGCTTCACTAAGCGAGGCGCTGCCGGCTTGGCTTACCCGCTTTCAAAACGAGCTTAGCCAAAACTAG
- a CDS encoding YjzD family protein — translation MRTIGKEIMIIIWSFILGDVLGYIAGQLESCTVNYVTTGIVAVVVALLATNCISLISKQANPEKAAK, via the coding sequence ATGCGTACAATTGGCAAAGAAATTATGATCATTATCTGGAGCTTTATTCTGGGTGACGTTTTGGGCTACATCGCCGGTCAACTGGAAAGCTGCACGGTTAATTACGTAACTACTGGTATTGTTGCCGTTGTTGTAGCATTATTGGCAACCAACTGCATTTCCCTGATTTCAAAGCAGGCTAACCCAGAAAAGGCTGCTAAATAA
- a CDS encoding lysophospholipase, which produces MSASLGDSHLLLKTIDGQQLFVRQNLPVAPAAILVIVHGLGGHQGRYDYMTNYFVRHHVAVYRYDHRGHGQTPGPHGVYGDFNHFPDDLKTVVDWAKKNTPHLPIFVAGHSLGGGTAMAFGAKYPQVVNGIISVGALTRYHHQIFGPFRHFGDDETISGSFGDRSNSSAWMRQDYQADPLNLTEIKGSLLNAAMDLVTFNRTHAADFIDPVLILHGAEDGVVSVTDSMDSYREISSRDKELHVYPFLKHQVLNEPSRRLAVYQEILDWMKKHG; this is translated from the coding sequence ATGTCAGCATCGCTCGGTGACTCGCACCTGCTGTTAAAGACTATCGATGGTCAACAGCTGTTCGTTCGCCAAAACCTACCCGTAGCGCCGGCTGCCATATTGGTTATCGTTCATGGTCTGGGAGGCCATCAAGGTCGTTATGACTATATGACCAATTATTTCGTTCGTCACCACGTTGCCGTCTATCGCTATGATCATCGTGGTCATGGTCAGACACCAGGACCGCATGGCGTTTATGGCGATTTCAATCATTTTCCTGATGACCTTAAAACCGTCGTTGACTGGGCCAAGAAAAACACGCCGCATCTGCCGATCTTTGTGGCTGGACACAGTCTGGGCGGCGGTACGGCGATGGCATTTGGCGCCAAATATCCTCAGGTGGTCAACGGCATTATTTCGGTTGGGGCTTTAACGCGCTATCACCATCAGATTTTTGGTCCGTTTCGTCATTTTGGCGATGATGAAACGATCAGCGGCAGCTTTGGCGATCGCAGCAACAGCAGTGCCTGGATGCGGCAAGACTATCAAGCCGACCCATTGAACCTGACTGAGATTAAAGGCTCGCTGCTGAACGCGGCGATGGATCTGGTGACTTTTAATCGAACGCACGCTGCCGATTTTATCGATCCGGTCTTGATTCTGCATGGTGCCGAAGATGGCGTTGTGAGTGTCACGGATTCGATGGACAGCTATCGGGAGATTTCGTCGCGCGACAAAGAGCTTCACGTCTATCCATTTTTAAAACATCAGGTATTGAACGAGCCATCGCGACGATTGGCGGTTTATCAAGAAATTTTGGACTGGATGAAAAAACATGGCTAA